A stretch of the Perca flavescens isolate YP-PL-M2 chromosome 3, PFLA_1.0, whole genome shotgun sequence genome encodes the following:
- the LOC114552909 gene encoding complement C1q-like protein 4, with product MRACATDEGSCSCCVMLKEINRLRTYFNTTMNNLEKEYSQTAQSLDNIEASYTAFSAALFNEFKCLGPIVFDTIIIYKQVFINLGNGYSVDTGIFTVPRSGVYSLAVTIYSDSGSPGSRLAACAGLLLNGQLVAGTRDINMDDQEDGSTIVVALHLKAGDKVAVNLPIGCFLCDDSNHYNTFSAFLLYPE from the exons ATGAGAG cctGTGCGACGGATGAGGGTTCTTGTAGCTGCTGTGTGATGCTTAAAGAGATAAACAGGCTGAGGACATACTTTAACACAACCATGAATAATTTGGAGAAGGAATATTCACAAACAGCGCAAAGTCTCGACAATATCGAAG CCAGCTACACTGCCTTCTCTGCCGCTCTATTCAATGAGTTTAAGTGTCTCGGCCCCATCGTATTTGACACCATCATCATCTACAAACAGGTCTTCATCAACCTGGGTAATGGCTACAGTGTGGACACCGGTATCTTCACTGTTCCACGCTCTGGTGTCTACAGCCTCGCCGTCACTATCTACAGTGACTCTGGTTCTCCTGGTAGCAGGTTGGCCGCCTGCGCTGGTCTGCTGCTGAACGGCCAATTGGTGGCAGGAACCAGAGACATAAATATGGATGACCAAGAGGACGGCTCCACTATTGTTGTTGCCCTCCACCTGAAAGCTGGGGACAAGGTGGCGGTGAACCTGCCCATTGGATGTTTCCTTTGCGATGACAGCAACCACTATAACACTTTCAGTGCTTTTCTGCTTTATCCTGAATAA
- the LOC114552910 gene encoding complement C1q-like protein 4 yields MKAILLLCLLQAAFAQYSWDRSISLTPTTSGVCLSDLTSCGCCLMQKQVARMANFFNITVNAMSKELKKSKTALNNIRESRSSFSVALNNARQLSCFGPFSNKTVVIYKNVFINLGDSYNVQTGIFTVPRSGVYSVALTTYSKAVLPVITLAVCAELQVNGQVVAGTRDINNEDLEDSATFVVAIQLKAGDKMAVNLPIGCVLCDDSSHYNTFTGFLLYATD; encoded by the exons ATGAAAG cTATTTTATTGCTGTGTCTGCTGCAAGCAGCTTTCGCTCAGTATTCCTGGGACAGAAGTATCTCCTTAACACCGACAACATCCGGAG TGTGTCTTTCGGATCTGACATCATGTGGCTGCTGTCTGATGCAGAAGCAGGTGGCGAGGATGGCGAACTTCTTTAACATTACCGTTAACGCAATGAGCAAGGAGCTGAAAAAATCAAAAACAGCCCTCAACAATATtagag aaagCCGCAGTTCCTTCTCTGTCGCTCTCAACAACGCCAGACAATTGAGCTGCTTTGGCCCCTTCAGCAACAAAACCGTTGTCATCTACAAAAATGTCTTCATCAATCTGGGTGATAGCTACAATGTGCAGACCGGTATCTTCACTGTTCCACGCTCTGGTGTCTACAGCGTCGCCCTCACTACCTACAGTAAAGCTGTTCTTCCTGTTATCACCTTGGCCGTCTGTGCTGAACTGCAGGTGAACGGCCAGGTGGTGGCAGGAACAAGAGACATAAATAATGAAGACCTAGAGGACAGTGCAACTTTTGTTGTGGCCATCCAACTGAAGGCTGGGGACAAGATGGCGGTCAACCTGCCCATTGGATGTGTCCTCTGCGATGACAGCAGCCACTATAACACATTCACTGGTTTCCTGCTGTATGCTACTGACTAA
- the ftr86 gene encoding finTRIM family, member 86 isoform X3, translating into MSQHHMASAWSVEETLFVCSVCLDILKDPATLPCGHSYCLACIQSHWDTRNHKGQYSCPQCRQVFNPRPSLAKSTVLVEAMEKLRTNSLKLSLPSMPSYLEVLPDIGPRQGSMYPKLPTVEPRPCPQHHRPMDLFCHEDKECVCEVCCQHEHKGHRVLKTQEERKERQKELLKMQVDIQKRIQETEKRLMELPHVARQHKALVQALEQESTDLFSELVNNVNLTGIQVGEVLSTHETSLGSRVEGQIYRLENEVAPLRWKSEELSRLASMQDDICFLKNFLIMEALGQTGATEESILSQEEAVVASIRSALKELQESIQDVCKATLAKIVTLVNPDPVASTPNGAAVADTTAANNSGQASTQDTEDEDSSKHPQCLQASAPPSPFPPPQPQAPVTTMGLANSEPKTREELLKFRFEPTMDANTVYRHVQLSDGGHKATMRAENLNLPDHPERFHFWRQVLCEEPLAGSPYYWEVEWTGKKITIGVAYKEMERKGADDNSRLGHNALSWSLNWSGTGFSFWHDGQEKLLGSPKARRIGIYLDQQAGILAFYHIAHNQADLIHQHQSQFTGPLYPGFRFWAGVGATVTVCQLD; encoded by the exons ATGAG CCAGCACCATATGGCCTCAGCCTGGTCTGTAGAGGAGACCTTATTTGTCTGCTCAGTATGCCTGGACATCCTGAAGGACCCGGCCACTCTACCTTGTGGGCATTCATACTGCCTGGCTTGTATCCAGAGCCACTGGGACACGAGAAACCACAAGGGTCAGTACAGCTGCCCCCAGTGCAGGCAGGTCTTCAACCCTCGACCCTCACTGGCTAAGAGCACAGTGCTGGTGGAGGCTATGGAGAAACTGAGAACCAACAGCCTCAAGCTAAGCTTGCCATCAATGCCTAGCTACCTGGAGGTCCTACCAGATATAGGGCCACGACAGGGCAGCATGTACCCTAAGCTTCCCACAGTGGAGCCCAGGCCCTGCCCTCAACACCACCGACCCATGGACCTGTTTTGTCATGAAGacaaggagtgtgtgtgtgaggtgtgttgCCAGCATGAACACAAGGGACATCGTGTGCTCaaaacacaggaagagaggaaggagagacag aaaGAGCTTCTTAAGATGCAGGTAGACATTCAGAAGAGAATCCAGGAGACTGAAAAGAGACTTATGGAGCTCCCACATGTTGCCCGCCAACACAAG GCCTTGGTGCAGGCTCTAGAGCAAGAGAGCACAGATTTGTTCTCGGAGCTCGTCAACAACGTGAATCTAACAGGCATCCAGGTTGGTGAGGTCCTCAGTACCCATGAGACCTCCTTAGGCAGCCGAGTAGAAGGGCAGATCTACAGACTGGAGAATGAGGTGGCACCGCTGCGCTGGAAGAGTGAGGAGCTGAGCAGGCTGGCCAGCATGCAGGACGACATCTGCTTCTTGAAG AATTTCCTCATCATGGAGGCGCTGGGTCAGACAGGTGCCACAGAAGAGTCGATACTGAGTCAAGAGGAAGCGGTGGTAGCCTCCATCCGCTCAGCCCTGAAAGAACTACAAGAGTCGATACAGGACGTCTGCAAAGCCACTCTGGCCAAGATCGTCACATTAG TGAATCCTGATCCTGTGGCTTCAACACCCAATGGTGCAGCAGTAGCAGACACTACAGCAGCTAATAACAGTGGTCAGGCCAGCACGCAAGACACA GAAGATGAGGATTCATCCAAACATCCTCAATGTCTTCAAG CTTCAGCCCCCCCTTCACCCTTCCCTCCTCCTCAACCTCAAG CTCCTGTGACAACAATGGGACTTGCTAATTCAGAACCAAAGACAAGAGAAGAATTACTGAAAT TTCGCTTTGAACCCACCATGGACGCCAACACAGTATATCGCCATGTGCAGCTGTCAGATGGAGGTCACAAGGCCACCATGCGGGCTGAGAACTTAAACCTGCCAGACCATCCTGAGCGCTTCCACTTCTGGAGACAGGTTCTCTGCGAAGAGCCCCTGGCGGGGAGCCCCTACTACTGGGAGGTGGAGTGGACTGGCAAGAAG ATTACCATCGGTGTGGCCTACAAGGAGATGGAGCGTAAGGGTGCTGATGACAACAGCCGTTTGGGCCACAATGCTTTGTCTTGGAGCTTGAACTGGTCTGGAACTGGCTTCTCCTTCTGGCACGATGGGCAGGAAAAACTGCTGGGCTCGCCTAAGGCCCGGCGGATCGGCATCTATCTGGACCAGCAAGCAGGGATTCTGGCCTTTTACCACATCGCCCACAACCAGGCGGATCTCATCCACCAGCACCAGAGCCAATTCACTGGCCCACTGTACCCAGGGTTCAGGTTCTGGGCAGGAGTAGGGGCTACAGTGACTGTTTGCCAATTGGATTGA
- the ftr86 gene encoding finTRIM family, member 86 isoform X4 translates to MASAWSVEETLFVCSVCLDILKDPATLPCGHSYCLACIQSHWDTRNHKGQYSCPQCRQVFNPRPSLAKSTVLVEAMEKLRTNSLKLSLPSMPSYLEVLPDIGPRQGSMYPKLPTVEPRPCPQHHRPMDLFCHEDKECVCEVCCQHEHKGHRVLKTQEERKERQKELLKMQVDIQKRIQETEKRLMELPHVARQHKALVQALEQESTDLFSELVNNVNLTGIQVGEVLSTHETSLGSRVEGQIYRLENEVAPLRWKSEELSRLASMQDDICFLKNFLIMEALGQTGATEESILSQEEAVVASIRSALKELQESIQDVCKATLAKIVTLVNPDPVASTPNGAAVADTTAANNSGQASTQDTEDEDSSKHPQCLQASAPPSPFPPPQPQAAPVTTMGLANSEPKTREELLKFRFEPTMDANTVYRHVQLSDGGHKATMRAENLNLPDHPERFHFWRQVLCEEPLAGSPYYWEVEWTGKKITIGVAYKEMERKGADDNSRLGHNALSWSLNWSGTGFSFWHDGQEKLLGSPKARRIGIYLDQQAGILAFYHIAHNQADLIHQHQSQFTGPLYPGFRFWAGVGATVTVCQLD, encoded by the exons ATGGCCTCAGCCTGGTCTGTAGAGGAGACCTTATTTGTCTGCTCAGTATGCCTGGACATCCTGAAGGACCCGGCCACTCTACCTTGTGGGCATTCATACTGCCTGGCTTGTATCCAGAGCCACTGGGACACGAGAAACCACAAGGGTCAGTACAGCTGCCCCCAGTGCAGGCAGGTCTTCAACCCTCGACCCTCACTGGCTAAGAGCACAGTGCTGGTGGAGGCTATGGAGAAACTGAGAACCAACAGCCTCAAGCTAAGCTTGCCATCAATGCCTAGCTACCTGGAGGTCCTACCAGATATAGGGCCACGACAGGGCAGCATGTACCCTAAGCTTCCCACAGTGGAGCCCAGGCCCTGCCCTCAACACCACCGACCCATGGACCTGTTTTGTCATGAAGacaaggagtgtgtgtgtgaggtgtgttgCCAGCATGAACACAAGGGACATCGTGTGCTCaaaacacaggaagagaggaaggagagacag aaaGAGCTTCTTAAGATGCAGGTAGACATTCAGAAGAGAATCCAGGAGACTGAAAAGAGACTTATGGAGCTCCCACATGTTGCCCGCCAACACAAG GCCTTGGTGCAGGCTCTAGAGCAAGAGAGCACAGATTTGTTCTCGGAGCTCGTCAACAACGTGAATCTAACAGGCATCCAGGTTGGTGAGGTCCTCAGTACCCATGAGACCTCCTTAGGCAGCCGAGTAGAAGGGCAGATCTACAGACTGGAGAATGAGGTGGCACCGCTGCGCTGGAAGAGTGAGGAGCTGAGCAGGCTGGCCAGCATGCAGGACGACATCTGCTTCTTGAAG AATTTCCTCATCATGGAGGCGCTGGGTCAGACAGGTGCCACAGAAGAGTCGATACTGAGTCAAGAGGAAGCGGTGGTAGCCTCCATCCGCTCAGCCCTGAAAGAACTACAAGAGTCGATACAGGACGTCTGCAAAGCCACTCTGGCCAAGATCGTCACATTAG TGAATCCTGATCCTGTGGCTTCAACACCCAATGGTGCAGCAGTAGCAGACACTACAGCAGCTAATAACAGTGGTCAGGCCAGCACGCAAGACACA GAAGATGAGGATTCATCCAAACATCCTCAATGTCTTCAAG CTTCAGCCCCCCCTTCACCCTTCCCTCCTCCTCAACCTCAAG CAGCTCCTGTGACAACAATGGGACTTGCTAATTCAGAACCAAAGACAAGAGAAGAATTACTGAAAT TTCGCTTTGAACCCACCATGGACGCCAACACAGTATATCGCCATGTGCAGCTGTCAGATGGAGGTCACAAGGCCACCATGCGGGCTGAGAACTTAAACCTGCCAGACCATCCTGAGCGCTTCCACTTCTGGAGACAGGTTCTCTGCGAAGAGCCCCTGGCGGGGAGCCCCTACTACTGGGAGGTGGAGTGGACTGGCAAGAAG ATTACCATCGGTGTGGCCTACAAGGAGATGGAGCGTAAGGGTGCTGATGACAACAGCCGTTTGGGCCACAATGCTTTGTCTTGGAGCTTGAACTGGTCTGGAACTGGCTTCTCCTTCTGGCACGATGGGCAGGAAAAACTGCTGGGCTCGCCTAAGGCCCGGCGGATCGGCATCTATCTGGACCAGCAAGCAGGGATTCTGGCCTTTTACCACATCGCCCACAACCAGGCGGATCTCATCCACCAGCACCAGAGCCAATTCACTGGCCCACTGTACCCAGGGTTCAGGTTCTGGGCAGGAGTAGGGGCTACAGTGACTGTTTGCCAATTGGATTGA
- the ftr86 gene encoding finTRIM family, member 86 isoform X1, translated as MSQHHMASAWSVEETLFVCSVCLDILKDPATLPCGHSYCLACIQSHWDTRNHKGQYSCPQCRQVFNPRPSLAKSTVLVEAMEKLRTNSLKLSLPSMPSYLEVLPDIGPRQGSMYPKLPTVEPRPCPQHHRPMDLFCHEDKECVCEVCCQHEHKGHRVLKTQEERKERQKELLKMQVDIQKRIQETEKRLMELPHVARQHKALVQALEQESTDLFSELVNNVNLTGIQVGEVLSTHETSLGSRVEGQIYRLENEVAPLRWKSEELSRLASMQDDICFLKNFLIMEALGQTGATEESILSQEEAVVASIRSALKELQESIQDVCKATLAKIVTLVNPDPVASTPNGAAVADTTAANNSGQASTQDTEDEDSSKHPQCLQASAPPSPFPPPQPQAAPVTTMGLANSEPKTREELLKFRFEPTMDANTVYRHVQLSDGGHKATMRAENLNLPDHPERFHFWRQVLCEEPLAGSPYYWEVEWTGKKITIGVAYKEMERKGADDNSRLGHNALSWSLNWSGTGFSFWHDGQEKLLGSPKARRIGIYLDQQAGILAFYHIAHNQADLIHQHQSQFTGPLYPGFRFWAGVGATVTVCQLD; from the exons ATGAG CCAGCACCATATGGCCTCAGCCTGGTCTGTAGAGGAGACCTTATTTGTCTGCTCAGTATGCCTGGACATCCTGAAGGACCCGGCCACTCTACCTTGTGGGCATTCATACTGCCTGGCTTGTATCCAGAGCCACTGGGACACGAGAAACCACAAGGGTCAGTACAGCTGCCCCCAGTGCAGGCAGGTCTTCAACCCTCGACCCTCACTGGCTAAGAGCACAGTGCTGGTGGAGGCTATGGAGAAACTGAGAACCAACAGCCTCAAGCTAAGCTTGCCATCAATGCCTAGCTACCTGGAGGTCCTACCAGATATAGGGCCACGACAGGGCAGCATGTACCCTAAGCTTCCCACAGTGGAGCCCAGGCCCTGCCCTCAACACCACCGACCCATGGACCTGTTTTGTCATGAAGacaaggagtgtgtgtgtgaggtgtgttgCCAGCATGAACACAAGGGACATCGTGTGCTCaaaacacaggaagagaggaaggagagacag aaaGAGCTTCTTAAGATGCAGGTAGACATTCAGAAGAGAATCCAGGAGACTGAAAAGAGACTTATGGAGCTCCCACATGTTGCCCGCCAACACAAG GCCTTGGTGCAGGCTCTAGAGCAAGAGAGCACAGATTTGTTCTCGGAGCTCGTCAACAACGTGAATCTAACAGGCATCCAGGTTGGTGAGGTCCTCAGTACCCATGAGACCTCCTTAGGCAGCCGAGTAGAAGGGCAGATCTACAGACTGGAGAATGAGGTGGCACCGCTGCGCTGGAAGAGTGAGGAGCTGAGCAGGCTGGCCAGCATGCAGGACGACATCTGCTTCTTGAAG AATTTCCTCATCATGGAGGCGCTGGGTCAGACAGGTGCCACAGAAGAGTCGATACTGAGTCAAGAGGAAGCGGTGGTAGCCTCCATCCGCTCAGCCCTGAAAGAACTACAAGAGTCGATACAGGACGTCTGCAAAGCCACTCTGGCCAAGATCGTCACATTAG TGAATCCTGATCCTGTGGCTTCAACACCCAATGGTGCAGCAGTAGCAGACACTACAGCAGCTAATAACAGTGGTCAGGCCAGCACGCAAGACACA GAAGATGAGGATTCATCCAAACATCCTCAATGTCTTCAAG CTTCAGCCCCCCCTTCACCCTTCCCTCCTCCTCAACCTCAAG CAGCTCCTGTGACAACAATGGGACTTGCTAATTCAGAACCAAAGACAAGAGAAGAATTACTGAAAT TTCGCTTTGAACCCACCATGGACGCCAACACAGTATATCGCCATGTGCAGCTGTCAGATGGAGGTCACAAGGCCACCATGCGGGCTGAGAACTTAAACCTGCCAGACCATCCTGAGCGCTTCCACTTCTGGAGACAGGTTCTCTGCGAAGAGCCCCTGGCGGGGAGCCCCTACTACTGGGAGGTGGAGTGGACTGGCAAGAAG ATTACCATCGGTGTGGCCTACAAGGAGATGGAGCGTAAGGGTGCTGATGACAACAGCCGTTTGGGCCACAATGCTTTGTCTTGGAGCTTGAACTGGTCTGGAACTGGCTTCTCCTTCTGGCACGATGGGCAGGAAAAACTGCTGGGCTCGCCTAAGGCCCGGCGGATCGGCATCTATCTGGACCAGCAAGCAGGGATTCTGGCCTTTTACCACATCGCCCACAACCAGGCGGATCTCATCCACCAGCACCAGAGCCAATTCACTGGCCCACTGTACCCAGGGTTCAGGTTCTGGGCAGGAGTAGGGGCTACAGTGACTGTTTGCCAATTGGATTGA
- the ftr86 gene encoding finTRIM family, member 86 isoform X2 produces MSQHHMASAWSVEETLFVCSVCLDILKDPATLPCGHSYCLACIQSHWDTRNHKGQYSCPQCRQVFNPRPSLAKSTVLVEAMEKLRTNSLKLSLPSMPSYLEVLPDIGPRQGSMYPKLPTVEPRPCPQHHRPMDLFCHEDKECVCEVCCQHEHKGHRVLKTQEERKERQKELLKMQVDIQKRIQETEKRLMELPHVARQHKALVQALEQESTDLFSELVNNVNLTGIQVGEVLSTHETSLGSRVEGQIYRLENEVAPLRWKSEELSRLASMQDDICFLKNFLIMEALGQTGATEESILSQEEAVVASIRSALKELQESIQDVCKATLAKIVTLVNPDPVASTPNGAAVADTTAANNSGQASTQDTDEDSSKHPQCLQASAPPSPFPPPQPQAAPVTTMGLANSEPKTREELLKFRFEPTMDANTVYRHVQLSDGGHKATMRAENLNLPDHPERFHFWRQVLCEEPLAGSPYYWEVEWTGKKITIGVAYKEMERKGADDNSRLGHNALSWSLNWSGTGFSFWHDGQEKLLGSPKARRIGIYLDQQAGILAFYHIAHNQADLIHQHQSQFTGPLYPGFRFWAGVGATVTVCQLD; encoded by the exons ATGAG CCAGCACCATATGGCCTCAGCCTGGTCTGTAGAGGAGACCTTATTTGTCTGCTCAGTATGCCTGGACATCCTGAAGGACCCGGCCACTCTACCTTGTGGGCATTCATACTGCCTGGCTTGTATCCAGAGCCACTGGGACACGAGAAACCACAAGGGTCAGTACAGCTGCCCCCAGTGCAGGCAGGTCTTCAACCCTCGACCCTCACTGGCTAAGAGCACAGTGCTGGTGGAGGCTATGGAGAAACTGAGAACCAACAGCCTCAAGCTAAGCTTGCCATCAATGCCTAGCTACCTGGAGGTCCTACCAGATATAGGGCCACGACAGGGCAGCATGTACCCTAAGCTTCCCACAGTGGAGCCCAGGCCCTGCCCTCAACACCACCGACCCATGGACCTGTTTTGTCATGAAGacaaggagtgtgtgtgtgaggtgtgttgCCAGCATGAACACAAGGGACATCGTGTGCTCaaaacacaggaagagaggaaggagagacag aaaGAGCTTCTTAAGATGCAGGTAGACATTCAGAAGAGAATCCAGGAGACTGAAAAGAGACTTATGGAGCTCCCACATGTTGCCCGCCAACACAAG GCCTTGGTGCAGGCTCTAGAGCAAGAGAGCACAGATTTGTTCTCGGAGCTCGTCAACAACGTGAATCTAACAGGCATCCAGGTTGGTGAGGTCCTCAGTACCCATGAGACCTCCTTAGGCAGCCGAGTAGAAGGGCAGATCTACAGACTGGAGAATGAGGTGGCACCGCTGCGCTGGAAGAGTGAGGAGCTGAGCAGGCTGGCCAGCATGCAGGACGACATCTGCTTCTTGAAG AATTTCCTCATCATGGAGGCGCTGGGTCAGACAGGTGCCACAGAAGAGTCGATACTGAGTCAAGAGGAAGCGGTGGTAGCCTCCATCCGCTCAGCCCTGAAAGAACTACAAGAGTCGATACAGGACGTCTGCAAAGCCACTCTGGCCAAGATCGTCACATTAG TGAATCCTGATCCTGTGGCTTCAACACCCAATGGTGCAGCAGTAGCAGACACTACAGCAGCTAATAACAGTGGTCAGGCCAGCACGCAAGACACAG ATGAGGATTCATCCAAACATCCTCAATGTCTTCAAG CTTCAGCCCCCCCTTCACCCTTCCCTCCTCCTCAACCTCAAG CAGCTCCTGTGACAACAATGGGACTTGCTAATTCAGAACCAAAGACAAGAGAAGAATTACTGAAAT TTCGCTTTGAACCCACCATGGACGCCAACACAGTATATCGCCATGTGCAGCTGTCAGATGGAGGTCACAAGGCCACCATGCGGGCTGAGAACTTAAACCTGCCAGACCATCCTGAGCGCTTCCACTTCTGGAGACAGGTTCTCTGCGAAGAGCCCCTGGCGGGGAGCCCCTACTACTGGGAGGTGGAGTGGACTGGCAAGAAG ATTACCATCGGTGTGGCCTACAAGGAGATGGAGCGTAAGGGTGCTGATGACAACAGCCGTTTGGGCCACAATGCTTTGTCTTGGAGCTTGAACTGGTCTGGAACTGGCTTCTCCTTCTGGCACGATGGGCAGGAAAAACTGCTGGGCTCGCCTAAGGCCCGGCGGATCGGCATCTATCTGGACCAGCAAGCAGGGATTCTGGCCTTTTACCACATCGCCCACAACCAGGCGGATCTCATCCACCAGCACCAGAGCCAATTCACTGGCCCACTGTACCCAGGGTTCAGGTTCTGGGCAGGAGTAGGGGCTACAGTGACTGTTTGCCAATTGGATTGA